The Miscanthus floridulus cultivar M001 chromosome 7, ASM1932011v1, whole genome shotgun sequence genome includes a region encoding these proteins:
- the LOC136464483 gene encoding photosynthetic NDH subunit of subcomplex B 4, chloroplastic-like isoform X2: MASPLLKSHSQLAAAAALHSARRADRHGRCPATIGRFQDHGLRSGRSKRSGSAKVSAFPSLDVVPLMVTMVEHVDMSRDYVVTKSIWHLSDAALKSVYTFYAMFTVWGVCFFASMKDPFYDSDTYRSQGGDGTVHWYYDRQEDLEASAREELLREELLEEIEQRVGGLRELEEVVTK; the protein is encoded by the exons ATGGCCTCGCCGCTGCTCAAGTCACACTCTCAgctcgccgccgctgctgccctgCACTCCGCGAGGAGAGCtgaccgccatggccgctgccctGCGACA ATCGGCAGGTTCCAGGACCACGGGCTCAGGTCCGGCCGTTCTAAG AGATCCGGTTCAGCGAAGGTGAGCGCCTTCCCGTCGCTGGACGTGGTGCCCCTGATGGTgacgatggtggagcacgtggaCATGTCGCGGGACTACGTCGTGACCAAGTCCATCTGGCATCTCAGCGACGCCGCCCTCAAGAGCGTTT ATACCTTCTACGCCATGTTCACGGTCTGGGGAGTCTGCTTCTTTGCGTCCATGAAG GATCCCTTCTACGACAGCGACACGTACAGGAGCCAGGGTGGAGATGGAACCGTGCACTGGTACTACGATAGG CAAGAGGACCTGGAGGCGTCTGCGAGGGAGGAGCTGCTCAGGGAGGAGCTGCTCGAGGAGATTGAGCAGAGGGTTGGGGGCCTCAGGGAGCTGGAGGAAGTAGTCACAAAGTGA
- the LOC136464483 gene encoding photosynthetic NDH subunit of subcomplex B 4, chloroplastic-like isoform X1, translated as MASPLLKSHSQLAAAAALHSARRADRHGRCPATVHIGRFQDHGLRSGRSKRSGSAKVSAFPSLDVVPLMVTMVEHVDMSRDYVVTKSIWHLSDAALKSVYTFYAMFTVWGVCFFASMKDPFYDSDTYRSQGGDGTVHWYYDRQEDLEASAREELLREELLEEIEQRVGGLRELEEVVTK; from the exons ATGGCCTCGCCGCTGCTCAAGTCACACTCTCAgctcgccgccgctgctgccctgCACTCCGCGAGGAGAGCtgaccgccatggccgctgccctGCGACAGTACAC ATCGGCAGGTTCCAGGACCACGGGCTCAGGTCCGGCCGTTCTAAG AGATCCGGTTCAGCGAAGGTGAGCGCCTTCCCGTCGCTGGACGTGGTGCCCCTGATGGTgacgatggtggagcacgtggaCATGTCGCGGGACTACGTCGTGACCAAGTCCATCTGGCATCTCAGCGACGCCGCCCTCAAGAGCGTTT ATACCTTCTACGCCATGTTCACGGTCTGGGGAGTCTGCTTCTTTGCGTCCATGAAG GATCCCTTCTACGACAGCGACACGTACAGGAGCCAGGGTGGAGATGGAACCGTGCACTGGTACTACGATAGG CAAGAGGACCTGGAGGCGTCTGCGAGGGAGGAGCTGCTCAGGGAGGAGCTGCTCGAGGAGATTGAGCAGAGGGTTGGGGGCCTCAGGGAGCTGGAGGAAGTAGTCACAAAGTGA